Part of the Crossiella cryophila genome, GACGGCGCGGCCATGGCCTCGGTGGCCAAGGCGGTGGCCGAGGGGGCCGACATCATCGACATCGGTGGGGTCAAGGCCGGGCCGGGCACCGACGTCGGCGTGGCCGAGGAGATCGCGCGCACGGTGCCGTTCCTGGTCGCGGTGCGGGCGGCCTTCCCCGATGTGGTGATCAGCATCGACACCTGGCGGGCCGAGGTCGCCAGGGTGGCCTGTGCCGAGGGCGCGGATCTGGTCAACGACACCTGGGCCGCCGCGGATCCGGCACTGATCGAGGTGGCTGCGGAGTTCGGGGCCGGGTTCGTCTGCTCGCACACCGGCGGGCTCACGCCGCGGCACCGGCCGTTCCGGGTGCGGTTCACCGACATCGTCGGCGAGGTCATCGCGGAGACCACCTCGCGGGCGGAAATGCTGGTGCGGCAAGGGGTGCCGCGGGCCGGGATCCTGATCGACCCCACGCACGACTTCGGCAAGAACACCTGGCACGGGCTGGAGCTGTTGCGCCGGGCCGGGGAGCTGGTGGACACCGGGTGGCCGGTGCTGATGGCGTTGTCCAACAAGGACTTCATCGGGGAGACCCTGGGCGTGCCGCTGGCCGGGCGAGTGGACGGCACCCTGGCCGCCACCGCGATCGCGGCGCACGCCGGCGCGGCGGTGTTCCGCGCGCACCAGGTCGCGCGCACTCGGACGGTGCTCGATACCGTGGCCACGCTGTTGGCCAACCGGGCAGCGGCTTCCTGAGCTGAAGGCAGGTCGCGTGGCCACCCTGGACCTCACGCCCGACGAGTTGCTGACCACCACCCGCTCGGTGCGCAAGCGGCTCGACCTGGAGCGGCCGGTGCCGCGGGAGCTGATCGAGGAGTGCCTGGAGATCGCGTTGCAGGCGCCATCGGGCAGCAACCGGCAGAGCTGGCACTGGGTGGTGGTGACCGATCCGGAGCAGCGGGCCGCCATCGGCGAGTACTACCGCCGCGCGGTGGACAGCTACCTCGAATCGAGCGGCGCGGCGGGCAAGCTCTTCGCCGAGGACCCGGACCGGGCCAAGGTGCAGACCAAGGTGGGCAGCAGCGTGGCCTACCTCGGGGAGAAGATGGGGCAGGTGCCGGTGCTGGTCATCCCGTGCCTGCGCGCGCCCGCGCTGGCCGAGGGCAACCAGGCCGGGCTGTGGGGGTCGATCCTGCCGGCGGCGTGGAGTTACATGCTGGCCGCGCGGGCCCGTGGCCTGGGCAGCGCCTGGACCACGCTGCACCTGGAGTACGAGACGGAGATCGCCGGGCTGCTCGGCCTGCCGTCCGATATCCGCCAGGCAGCGCTGATCCCGACCGCCTACGCTGTCGGCACGGACTTCCGCAAGGCCGCCCGCCAGCCGTTGTCCGAGGTTCTGCACTACGACCGCTGGTGAAATTGTCAGTGGCCAGGGGCATGATGGAATCGCAGTTTCCGGGAACGGCTGAGCAGGTCAGGGGCAGACGTGGCAAGTGAGTTCACGGCGAACATCCTCCAGCGAGTGGCGCAGGCCGAGGCGGCCGTGCGGGCCGCTCGGGCAGAGGGCGATGAGCACCGCGCCGATCTGCACGAGGCCGATCTGGCCAACCTGAAACGGCTGGCCGGTGAGCACGGGGTCGACCTGAG contains:
- the folP gene encoding dihydropteroate synthase, whose protein sequence is MVEFSFRGRRVGREGAMIMAIINRTPDSFYDGGANFADGAAMASVAKAVAEGADIIDIGGVKAGPGTDVGVAEEIARTVPFLVAVRAAFPDVVISIDTWRAEVARVACAEGADLVNDTWAAADPALIEVAAEFGAGFVCSHTGGLTPRHRPFRVRFTDIVGEVIAETTSRAEMLVRQGVPRAGILIDPTHDFGKNTWHGLELLRRAGELVDTGWPVLMALSNKDFIGETLGVPLAGRVDGTLAATAIAAHAGAAVFRAHQVARTRTVLDTVATLLANRAAAS
- a CDS encoding nitroreductase family protein; its protein translation is MATLDLTPDELLTTTRSVRKRLDLERPVPRELIEECLEIALQAPSGSNRQSWHWVVVTDPEQRAAIGEYYRRAVDSYLESSGAAGKLFAEDPDRAKVQTKVGSSVAYLGEKMGQVPVLVIPCLRAPALAEGNQAGLWGSILPAAWSYMLAARARGLGSAWTTLHLEYETEIAGLLGLPSDIRQAALIPTAYAVGTDFRKAARQPLSEVLHYDRW